One window from the genome of Acinetobacter lanii encodes:
- the blaOXA gene encoding class D beta-lactamase, translated as MKIKAYLGYITLSLSIGLNLSACRSNAEIKSSDSSPMVHSCHSDHISQNKSNDIKNLFNASHHQAVFMTYDGQAFHCYGNALERAEQAYVPASTFKILNALIGLQHQKVTTDEVFKWNGEKRLFSSWQKDMNLSEAMQLSAVPVYQSLARRIGLRRMQQELERLEYGNQYVGDHVDQFWLKGPLKITPKQQVRFIYDLATQQLAFDATVQQQVQQMLLVESRAGTTLYAKSGWAMDVNPQVGWYVGWVKKYNGEIVAFALNLDLYENSDVAERQNLSLDVLDKLGIFHYLK; from the coding sequence ATGAAGATCAAGGCATACCTAGGATATATAACGTTAAGTTTAAGCATTGGACTGAACTTAAGTGCCTGTCGTTCAAATGCTGAAATCAAGTCCTCAGATTCCAGTCCAATGGTTCATTCTTGTCATTCAGATCACATTTCTCAAAACAAAAGCAATGATATAAAAAATCTGTTCAATGCATCGCATCATCAGGCAGTGTTTATGACCTACGATGGTCAGGCTTTTCACTGTTATGGCAATGCGCTTGAACGAGCAGAGCAAGCCTATGTGCCTGCTTCTACCTTTAAAATCCTCAATGCTTTGATTGGATTACAGCATCAAAAAGTTACTACAGATGAAGTGTTTAAATGGAATGGTGAGAAACGACTGTTTTCAAGTTGGCAAAAAGACATGAATTTGTCTGAAGCCATGCAACTGTCCGCTGTACCGGTCTATCAGAGTTTAGCGCGTCGAATCGGTTTACGACGCATGCAACAAGAGCTCGAGCGCTTAGAATATGGCAATCAATACGTTGGAGATCACGTCGATCAATTTTGGCTCAAAGGTCCGCTTAAAATCACTCCGAAACAACAAGTACGGTTCATTTATGATTTGGCGACTCAGCAATTGGCTTTCGATGCGACCGTTCAACAGCAGGTTCAACAGATGCTGCTAGTTGAGTCGAGAGCAGGCACTACCCTTTATGCGAAAAGCGGATGGGCCATGGATGTGAATCCGCAAGTGGGGTGGTATGTGGGATGGGTTAAAAAATATAATGGAGAAATCGTGGCTTTTGCATTGAATTTAGACCTGTATGAAAATTCAGATGTAGCTGAACGTCAAAATTTGAGCTTAGATGTCCTGGATAAATTGGGAATATTTCATTATTTAAAATAG
- the uvrA gene encoding excinuclease ABC subunit UvrA translates to MSQSHIRIRGARTHNLKNVSLDIPRDKFVVITGLSGSGKSSLAFDTLYAEGQRRYVESLSAYARQFLSQMEKPEVDSIEGLSPAIAIEQKSTSHNPRSTVGTITEIYDYLRLLYARVGTPYCPEHDLPMVAQTVTEMVDAVKGLEEGTALMLLAPVVRERKGEYTNLFEQLQSQGFVRARVDGEVVDIDVPPELDKKKKHTIEVVVDRFKVRDDLGNRIAESFETALRLGSDIAILSWMNGEQDDRVFSAKHSCPECDRAVAELEPRLFSFNNPFGACPVCDGLGTRSHFSADKLIPSPDVSISQGAIRGWDRQRPYYYGMIQKVAAHFGFSLDTPWNELDADTQKKFLYGTGKEKIDLSYIDERGRKHTRVQAFEGILPHLERRYRETESNYVREDLAQYLSNAACDACGGSRLNEISRNVKILDKTIAQITKMSIGDAETYYQGLNLEGARGEIADKIFKEIRERLHFLVSVGLNYLSLSRSAETLSGGEAQRIRLASQIGAGLMGVMYVLDEPSIGLHQRDNDRLLETLVRLRDLGNTVLVVEHDEDAIRAADHIIDIGPGAGVHGGHVIAEGTYDEILANPDSLTGQYLSGKLKIEVPKQRVEPPKPEEQIKLMGAAGHNLKNVDLTIPLGVMTCVTGVSGSGKSTLINRTLLPLAATQLNGATTLTAEKFDSIDGLQFLDKVVDIDQSPIGRTPRSNPATYTGLFTPIRELFAQTPEAKARGYAAGRFSFNVKGGRCEACEGDGMIKVAMHFLPDMYVPCDSCHGKRYNRETLEVGYKGRNISDVLEMTVEDAMHFFDAIPVIHRRLETLHQVGLGYIRLGQSATTLSGGEAQRVKLARELAKRDTGKTLYVLDEPTTGLHFHDIAKLLDILHQLRNKGNTIVVIEHNLDVIKTADWIIDLGPEGGAGGGMIIAEGTPEEVAKSKVSHTAKFLKPMLK, encoded by the coding sequence ATGAGTCAAAGTCATATCCGTATTCGAGGCGCACGAACCCATAACTTAAAAAATGTGTCACTCGATATTCCACGTGACAAATTCGTGGTGATTACGGGACTCTCAGGCTCAGGTAAATCATCCTTAGCTTTCGATACTTTATATGCCGAAGGTCAACGACGCTATGTTGAATCCTTGTCTGCCTATGCCCGTCAGTTCTTATCGCAAATGGAAAAACCAGAAGTCGATTCAATTGAAGGTTTAAGTCCAGCGATTGCGATTGAACAAAAGTCAACCAGTCACAACCCCCGTTCGACCGTCGGTACCATTACCGAAATTTATGACTATTTACGTCTGTTGTATGCCCGTGTGGGGACACCTTACTGCCCTGAACATGACTTGCCGATGGTGGCACAAACCGTCACTGAAATGGTCGATGCAGTCAAAGGTTTAGAAGAAGGCACTGCCTTGATGTTGCTTGCCCCTGTGGTACGTGAGCGTAAAGGTGAATACACCAATTTGTTTGAACAACTACAAAGTCAAGGTTTTGTACGCGCCCGTGTTGATGGTGAAGTGGTCGATATTGATGTTCCCCCTGAACTAGATAAAAAGAAAAAACACACCATTGAAGTGGTGGTCGATCGTTTTAAAGTCCGTGATGACTTAGGTAACCGTATTGCAGAATCTTTTGAAACTGCACTACGTTTAGGCAGTGACATTGCGATTTTATCGTGGATGAATGGCGAGCAAGACGATCGTGTCTTTTCAGCTAAGCACTCTTGCCCTGAATGTGACCGTGCGGTGGCTGAACTTGAACCTCGCCTGTTCTCATTCAACAATCCATTTGGTGCCTGCCCAGTCTGTGATGGTTTAGGGACACGTAGCCATTTTAGTGCGGACAAATTGATTCCTAGCCCTGATGTCTCTATCAGCCAAGGTGCAATTCGTGGTTGGGATCGTCAACGTCCGTATTATTACGGCATGATTCAAAAAGTCGCGGCGCATTTCGGTTTTTCACTGGATACACCGTGGAATGAACTCGATGCTGATACTCAGAAAAAATTCCTTTACGGTACAGGTAAAGAAAAAATTGACCTGAGTTATATCGATGAACGTGGTCGCAAACACACCCGTGTCCAAGCCTTTGAAGGGATTTTGCCACATCTTGAGCGTCGCTATCGTGAAACCGAATCCAACTATGTACGTGAAGATTTAGCACAGTACTTATCCAATGCAGCCTGTGATGCTTGTGGTGGTTCTCGTCTGAATGAAATCTCACGCAATGTGAAAATTTTGGATAAAACCATTGCGCAAATCACTAAGATGTCGATTGGTGATGCGGAAACGTATTATCAAGGTTTAAATCTTGAAGGCGCACGTGGTGAAATTGCCGATAAAATCTTTAAAGAAATTCGTGAACGTCTGCATTTCCTTGTATCCGTTGGTTTGAATTATTTAAGTCTGTCTCGTTCAGCAGAAACCTTATCGGGTGGTGAAGCGCAGCGTATTCGTTTGGCATCACAAATCGGTGCAGGTTTGATGGGCGTAATGTATGTGCTCGATGAACCTTCGATTGGTTTGCATCAACGTGACAATGACCGTTTGCTTGAAACTTTGGTTCGCTTACGTGACTTAGGTAATACCGTACTTGTGGTTGAGCATGATGAAGATGCGATTCGTGCCGCCGATCATATTATTGATATTGGTCCGGGTGCCGGCGTGCATGGCGGTCATGTGATTGCCGAAGGTACTTATGATGAGATCTTAGCGAATCCTGACTCACTGACGGGTCAGTATTTATCAGGCAAACTGAAAATTGAAGTACCGAAACAACGGGTAGAGCCACCTAAACCTGAAGAACAGATCAAGTTGATGGGTGCAGCCGGTCATAACCTTAAAAATGTGGATTTAACCATTCCATTGGGTGTGATGACCTGTGTGACCGGTGTTTCAGGTTCAGGTAAATCAACATTGATAAACCGCACCTTGTTACCACTTGCTGCCACACAGCTCAATGGTGCAACCACATTAACCGCTGAGAAATTTGACTCGATTGATGGCTTGCAGTTCCTCGATAAAGTCGTCGATATTGACCAAAGTCCGATTGGACGTACACCACGTTCGAATCCTGCAACCTATACAGGATTATTTACCCCAATTCGTGAGTTGTTTGCGCAAACGCCTGAAGCCAAAGCTCGTGGTTATGCCGCGGGTCGTTTCTCGTTTAACGTGAAAGGCGGTCGCTGTGAAGCCTGTGAGGGTGACGGCATGATTAAAGTCGCAATGCATTTCTTACCGGATATGTATGTGCCTTGCGATTCCTGTCATGGTAAACGCTATAACCGTGAGACTTTAGAAGTCGGTTATAAAGGACGTAATATTTCAGATGTGTTGGAAATGACCGTTGAAGATGCGATGCATTTCTTTGATGCGATTCCTGTGATTCACCGTCGTTTGGAAACCTTACATCAAGTCGGTTTGGGCTATATTCGTTTAGGTCAATCTGCAACAACGCTTTCTGGTGGTGAAGCACAACGGGTGAAATTGGCACGTGAATTGGCGAAGCGTGATACAGGTAAAACCTTGTATGTACTCGATGAACCCACCACAGGTTTGCATTTCCATGATATTGCGAAGTTGCTCGACATCCTGCACCAGCTTCGCAACAAAGGAAATACCATTGTGGTGATTGAGCATAATTTGGATGTGATCAAGACTGCCGATTGGATTATTGACTTGGGTCCTGAAGGCGGTGCAGGTGGCGGGATGATTATCGCTGAAGGTACACCTGAAGAAGTTGCTAAATCTAAAGTTTCACATACAGCGAAGTTCTTAAAGCCGATGTTGAAATAA
- a CDS encoding cation acetate symporter → MKWNSFKALAASTLLMSGMAFAGPDLGEAQQQATNWHAIIMFIVFVGATLFITKWAAKQTTNTNDFYTAGGGISGFQNGLAIAGDFMSAASFLGISAMVFMSGFDGLLYSLGFMVGWPIVLFLIAERLRNLGKFNLSDVVSFRLEEKPVRTLAAISSLVVVAFYLIAQMVGAGQLIKLLFGLNYNIAVVIVGLLMMAYVMFGGMLATTWVQIIKAVMLLSGATFMAFMVMKGVGFSFTNMFEQAIGMYSSVHSISLTEATKIMGPGSLASNPIDAISLGLALMFGTAGLPHILMRFFTVKDAKEARKSVVVATGFIGYFYLLTFIIGFGAILYVANNPQFIDVAKMAVTGKLELVGGNNMAAVHLSDAIGGDLFMGFISAVAFATILAVVAGLTLSGASAISHDLYANVFKKGQTTPESELRMSKMATLGLAIFAMILGILFEKQNVAFMVGLAFSVACCANFPVLVLSMYWKGLTTRGAVIGGVVGLVTAVVLIILSKAVWVDTLKISDTAINPFNGPAIFAMPLSFFCCWLFSITDNSAGAQAERKGFDAQYVRSQTGIGISGASDH, encoded by the coding sequence ATGAAATGGAATTCATTCAAAGCACTGGCAGCATCGACCTTGTTGATGTCTGGCATGGCATTCGCTGGACCTGATCTAGGTGAAGCACAGCAACAAGCCACCAACTGGCACGCGATTATCATGTTTATCGTGTTTGTTGGTGCAACCTTATTTATTACCAAATGGGCTGCAAAACAAACCACCAATACCAATGATTTCTACACCGCAGGGGGTGGCATTTCAGGATTCCAAAATGGTTTAGCGATTGCCGGTGACTTTATGTCAGCAGCGTCATTCTTAGGTATTTCTGCGATGGTGTTTATGTCAGGCTTTGACGGCTTGCTGTATTCATTGGGCTTTATGGTGGGTTGGCCGATTGTATTGTTCCTGATTGCAGAACGTTTACGTAACTTGGGTAAGTTCAACCTGTCTGACGTAGTGTCATTCCGCTTAGAAGAAAAACCTGTGCGTACCTTAGCGGCAATCAGCTCTTTGGTGGTGGTGGCATTTTATCTGATTGCACAAATGGTCGGTGCAGGTCAGTTAATCAAACTGCTTTTCGGTTTGAACTACAACATTGCAGTGGTGATCGTAGGTCTCTTGATGATGGCTTACGTGATGTTTGGTGGCATGTTGGCAACCACGTGGGTACAGATCATTAAAGCGGTGATGCTACTCTCTGGTGCAACCTTTATGGCCTTTATGGTGATGAAAGGTGTGGGCTTTAGCTTCACCAATATGTTTGAACAAGCGATTGGCATGTACTCTAGCGTGCATAGTATTAGCTTAACTGAAGCGACCAAAATCATGGGGCCGGGAAGCCTGGCATCGAATCCCATTGATGCGATTTCTTTAGGTTTAGCCTTGATGTTCGGTACTGCGGGTCTGCCACATATTTTAATGCGTTTCTTTACCGTGAAAGATGCCAAAGAAGCCCGTAAATCAGTGGTTGTAGCGACAGGTTTTATTGGTTATTTCTACCTATTGACCTTCATTATTGGTTTTGGTGCGATTCTTTATGTGGCGAACAATCCACAGTTCATCGATGTGGCAAAAATGGCAGTCACGGGCAAGTTAGAGCTTGTCGGTGGTAACAACATGGCTGCAGTTCACTTATCCGATGCAATCGGTGGTGATCTGTTCATGGGCTTCATTTCTGCTGTGGCCTTTGCAACGATTCTTGCTGTTGTGGCAGGCTTAACCCTTTCAGGTGCTTCAGCCATCTCACATGACTTGTATGCCAATGTATTCAAAAAAGGTCAAACCACGCCTGAATCTGAACTACGTATGTCAAAAATGGCAACGCTCGGTCTTGCAATTTTTGCCATGATTTTAGGTATTTTGTTCGAAAAACAAAACGTGGCGTTCATGGTTGGTTTAGCTTTCTCTGTGGCATGTTGTGCAAACTTCCCAGTGCTTGTGCTTTCAATGTATTGGAAAGGTTTAACCACACGTGGTGCAGTGATTGGCGGTGTAGTGGGGCTGGTGACTGCTGTGGTATTGATCATTCTGTCTAAAGCCGTATGGGTCGATACGCTGAAAATTTCTGATACCGCAATCAACCCATTCAATGGTCCAGCGATTTTCGCGATGCCATTGTCATTCTTCTGCTGTTGGTTGTTCTCTATTACGGATAACTCTGCAGGTGCCCAAGCGGAACGTAAAGGTTTCGATGCACAGTATGTTCGCTCACAAACAGGGATTGGCATCTCGGGTGCTTCAGATCATTAA
- the tenA gene encoding thiaminase II: MSFSQDVWQRNLALYQKTLAHPFNQALAKGTLSKDTFCHYVIQDAHYLLAYGRALAVCAAKAFEAEDVIQFADSAKIAIVVERSLHDDFMQNFDISKDEFQNTPLSLACHHYTSFLTATAWSESYPVVLASLLPCYWIYAEVGNDIVRNSVPNNPYQAWIDTYAGDEFNAVVKKVIETIDRVAERCDADTIEKMHQAYTRGAELEWLFWDSAYRQEKWLGLDEK; encoded by the coding sequence ATGTCATTTTCACAGGATGTTTGGCAACGTAATTTAGCGCTTTATCAAAAAACCCTTGCTCATCCTTTTAACCAAGCCTTGGCGAAAGGCACGCTCAGCAAAGACACCTTTTGTCATTATGTGATTCAGGATGCCCATTATCTGTTGGCTTATGGTCGTGCGCTTGCGGTCTGTGCAGCAAAGGCTTTTGAAGCCGAAGATGTCATTCAATTTGCCGACTCTGCCAAAATTGCGATTGTGGTCGAGCGCAGTTTGCATGATGATTTTATGCAGAATTTTGACATTTCCAAAGATGAATTCCAAAACACCCCACTGAGCTTGGCTTGTCATCACTATACGTCTTTTCTCACCGCAACAGCGTGGTCAGAAAGCTATCCTGTTGTATTGGCATCACTGTTGCCGTGTTATTGGATTTATGCCGAAGTTGGCAATGACATTGTGCGTAATTCAGTACCGAATAATCCCTATCAAGCGTGGATCGATACTTATGCGGGGGATGAATTTAACGCCGTGGTCAAGAAAGTGATTGAAACGATTGATCGTGTGGCTGAGCGTTGTGATGCGGATACCATTGAAAAAATGCATCAGGCTTATACCCGTGGGGCAGAGTTGGAGTGGTTGTTTTGGGACAGTGCTTATCGCCAAGAAAAATGGTTGGGCTTAGATGAGAAGTGA
- a CDS encoding GlpM family protein produces MLSLIYKCLLGAAVVFIIAILSKSRAFYVAGLVPLFPTFALIAHVIVSQEQGAEALRKTALFGLWSLIPYFIYLVTVYAFATKMSMVSCLSAATVFWMFSAGCLIYGWQYFNQ; encoded by the coding sequence ATGCTGTCTTTAATTTATAAATGCCTGTTGGGGGCAGCAGTGGTGTTTATTATCGCGATTTTGTCGAAAAGTCGTGCCTTCTATGTTGCGGGGTTAGTACCGCTCTTTCCAACTTTTGCTTTGATTGCGCATGTGATTGTATCGCAAGAGCAGGGCGCTGAAGCCTTACGTAAAACGGCGTTATTTGGCTTGTGGTCGTTAATCCCTTATTTTATTTATTTGGTCACGGTGTATGCCTTTGCCACCAAAATGTCGATGGTCTCTTGCCTCAGTGCCGCAACTGTATTTTGGATGTTTTCAGCAGGCTGTTTAATTTACGGTTGGCAGTATTTTAATCAATAA
- a CDS encoding GGDEF domain-containing protein: MLKLHSEHIGKRLLISMLVIVLSLLCISIPLIIGAYRDYQQSKHTLVELKALTTVADLANQISRERGPSNMAMSSTAEDLNKNLEDLKQYRKGVDEQIELTFATLQNAGFKQLAKELKFEIQNKLTLARQHVDKYIETPFQQRQSSQLDTTIVSMFGAWDSCHELLKNVVMQSQSKDGGISDYYTLVMILAELRDQAGRVASNVMASVTFHEPIPNENIARALQTQKQVRYLWDLVNTMQHEQNKTPEFNHLYVNVKRQFIDLGLPIVTQLIEQSHAGEAYFLKGTQLTAEISPKFTTVIDLQKYLLEYSVEAAEREQSAAQRKFLSNLLIALVSLMAALFTMIYAQRKVFYPLIQARDTIVELSYAHSSAGSDVVEHKLRQVHSLYDALRKLQDMLKQRDAFEFELKSIANTDRLTGVSNRLALDEYLKLTEKLPNHFENICLIIIDIDNFKQVNDTHGHIFGDNVIVAVADCLKENVRHSDLIIRFGGDEFLVVMQNIEFDKAVASAEKIRTAVASLDLIDPENQEKLNISVSIGVAVGARTWMDLLEKADKSLFKSKEGGKNLVSV; encoded by the coding sequence ATGTTGAAATTGCACTCTGAGCATATTGGAAAACGCTTATTGATTTCAATGTTGGTGATCGTGCTGTCACTGTTGTGTATTTCTATTCCTTTGATTATTGGGGCATATCGAGATTACCAACAATCTAAACACACATTGGTTGAACTCAAGGCACTGACCACAGTTGCAGATCTTGCCAATCAGATTTCAAGAGAGCGTGGTCCATCTAATATGGCGATGTCGAGCACGGCTGAAGACTTAAATAAAAACCTTGAAGATTTAAAACAATATCGAAAAGGCGTGGATGAACAGATTGAACTCACCTTTGCAACTTTACAGAATGCTGGTTTTAAACAATTGGCCAAAGAGTTGAAATTTGAGATTCAAAATAAATTAACCTTGGCACGTCAACATGTCGATAAGTATATAGAAACACCTTTTCAACAACGTCAATCATCTCAACTCGATACTACGATTGTCAGCATGTTTGGTGCTTGGGACAGTTGTCATGAATTGCTGAAAAATGTGGTGATGCAATCGCAGAGCAAGGATGGGGGCATCTCGGATTACTATACTTTGGTGATGATTCTGGCAGAACTTCGTGATCAGGCAGGTCGTGTGGCATCTAATGTCATGGCAAGTGTGACCTTTCATGAACCGATTCCGAATGAAAATATCGCGCGTGCATTGCAGACACAAAAACAAGTGCGTTACTTATGGGACTTGGTGAATACCATGCAACATGAGCAAAATAAAACGCCTGAATTTAATCATTTATATGTCAATGTTAAACGTCAATTCATCGATTTAGGTTTGCCAATCGTCACCCAGCTCATCGAACAAAGTCATGCGGGCGAAGCCTACTTTCTCAAAGGCACACAGCTGACCGCAGAAATTTCTCCAAAATTTACCACAGTGATTGATCTACAAAAGTACCTGTTGGAATACAGTGTTGAAGCGGCAGAACGTGAACAAAGCGCTGCACAGCGTAAGTTTTTGAGTAATTTATTGATTGCATTGGTGTCGCTGATGGCTGCGTTATTCACCATGATTTACGCACAGCGCAAAGTATTTTATCCGCTGATTCAAGCGCGTGACACCATTGTTGAGTTGTCTTATGCACATTCCAGCGCAGGCAGTGATGTGGTCGAGCATAAATTGCGTCAAGTGCATTCGCTATATGATGCTTTACGAAAACTGCAGGACATGTTGAAACAGCGTGATGCATTTGAATTTGAACTGAAAAGTATTGCCAATACCGACCGGCTGACGGGTGTCTCCAACCGTTTGGCCTTGGATGAGTATTTAAAACTGACAGAAAAATTGCCGAATCATTTTGAGAATATTTGTTTGATCATTATCGATATTGATAATTTTAAACAGGTGAATGATACCCATGGTCATATTTTTGGTGACAATGTGATTGTGGCAGTGGCAGATTGTTTAAAAGAGAATGTGCGTCACTCTGATCTGATCATTCGTTTTGGCGGTGATGAATTTTTAGTGGTCATGCAAAATATTGAATTTGACAAGGCTGTGGCAAGTGCAGAAAAAATCCGAACGGCTGTGGCGAGTTTGGATTTGATTGATCCTGAAAACCAAGAAAAATTAAATATTTCGGTGAGTATAGGCGTTGCAGTGGGGGCGAGAACATGGATGGATTTGTTGGAAAAAGCCGATAAATCGCTGTTTAAATCGAAAGAGGGCGGTAAAAATTTGGTTTCGGTTTAG
- a CDS encoding toxin-antitoxin system YwqK family antitoxin encodes MINKSLFLTLTFACLAPAVQTHAEGYINENMVVFVSEEDPAQSPWKEKPQCNAVSKSISKGLYENQYTFQNGNPLTSVFLSKTKIKSGECENLVQFPDNIQGTGVFESFYPNGKTHSRIEYQDGQYEGKLQFWFANGLKQQESQIINGMNDGDYKIWHPNGQIAMSSKYKQDIPVGMRQRWYESGDPWTYVRFDNGRMVGELKQWYRNGKLERQGQYKNGVREGVYKSWYESGKPEAELAYSHGNIKAAQCWNTSGVLKTEKSCIQSFADEQ; translated from the coding sequence ATGATAAATAAGTCACTATTTTTAACACTTACTTTTGCATGCTTAGCCCCCGCGGTACAAACCCACGCTGAAGGCTATATAAATGAAAATATGGTGGTCTTCGTTTCAGAAGAAGATCCTGCTCAAAGCCCGTGGAAAGAAAAACCGCAATGCAACGCTGTCAGTAAATCGATCAGCAAAGGATTGTATGAAAACCAATACACCTTTCAAAATGGTAATCCTCTCACATCCGTCTTTTTAAGCAAAACCAAAATCAAATCAGGTGAATGTGAAAATCTTGTTCAATTCCCAGATAATATCCAAGGCACAGGTGTTTTTGAATCATTTTATCCCAATGGAAAAACGCACAGTCGCATCGAATATCAAGATGGTCAATATGAAGGAAAACTGCAATTTTGGTTTGCGAATGGCTTAAAACAGCAAGAAAGCCAAATTATTAACGGCATGAATGACGGCGATTACAAAATTTGGCATCCCAATGGACAAATCGCCATGTCGAGTAAATACAAACAAGACATTCCTGTCGGTATGCGTCAGCGTTGGTACGAATCAGGTGACCCTTGGACGTATGTACGTTTTGACAACGGACGCATGGTCGGTGAACTTAAGCAATGGTACAGAAATGGCAAGCTTGAACGCCAAGGTCAATATAAAAATGGCGTACGTGAAGGCGTTTATAAATCATGGTATGAAAGCGGAAAACCAGAAGCTGAGCTTGCTTATAGTCACGGCAACATTAAAGCGGCACAGTGTTGGAATACATCGGGTGTGTTGAAAACTGAGAAAAGCTGTATCCAGTCTTTTGCTGATGAACAATAA
- a CDS encoding DUF485 domain-containing protein translates to MDDRQVEQILHNPKFKEMVSKKSTLSWTLTIIMLVVYVGFMLLVGYNKEFLMSSVSGGVTTWGMPLGLGIIVLSFVLCAVYSYIANNKLDRLNEEAMKEVEAITHEKGLH, encoded by the coding sequence ATGGATGATAGACAAGTAGAACAGATTCTACACAATCCAAAATTTAAGGAAATGGTTTCCAAAAAAAGCACATTAAGTTGGACACTGACCATCATTATGTTGGTGGTCTATGTCGGCTTTATGCTTTTGGTCGGCTATAACAAAGAGTTCCTCATGAGTTCAGTGTCGGGCGGTGTCACCACTTGGGGCATGCCATTGGGACTGGGCATTATTGTGCTGTCCTTTGTGTTATGTGCGGTGTATTCCTACATCGCCAACAATAAACTCGATCGTCTCAATGAAGAGGCAATGAAAGAAGTCGAAGCAATTACTCACGAGAAAGGGCTGCATTAA
- a CDS encoding ion channel: MQAFIDFWKAFRLLPSAWLLLLQFVILLLSLLTNNSVSYRALTWALGVLVLLIIAKVIRQTPVFTIMGLSFVGGALIFSALILFGIHDPYVIAISHFFEASAYFIAAFGLLRYMFADRYLTKDELFAAGAVFTLIAWGFAFLYNICQILIPNSFLNPNAMGQQSWLDLLFLSFSLQSATGLSDLIPLSPASRVIAMLQMFCGVMYLALIVSRLIALQYIAHLPKHKDGE, translated from the coding sequence ATGCAAGCGTTTATCGACTTTTGGAAAGCTTTTCGGTTATTGCCTTCAGCATGGCTATTGCTTTTACAATTCGTGATTTTACTCCTGTCACTGTTGACCAATAACAGTGTGTCTTACCGTGCATTAACATGGGCATTGGGGGTGCTGGTATTGTTGATTATTGCCAAAGTAATTCGTCAAACGCCTGTCTTTACCATCATGGGTTTAAGCTTTGTTGGTGGTGCACTGATTTTTTCTGCACTCATCTTGTTTGGCATCCATGATCCTTATGTGATTGCAATCAGTCACTTCTTTGAAGCAAGCGCTTATTTTATTGCTGCTTTTGGTTTACTTCGTTATATGTTCGCAGACCGCTACCTGACCAAAGATGAACTATTTGCAGCAGGCGCGGTATTTACCCTGATCGCATGGGGTTTTGCATTTTTATACAACATTTGCCAAATCTTGATTCCCAACAGTTTTTTAAATCCAAATGCGATGGGTCAACAATCATGGTTGGATTTATTGTTCTTGAGTTTTAGTTTGCAATCTGCCACAGGTTTGTCGGATCTAATTCCTTTAAGTCCTGCATCACGCGTAATTGCCATGTTGCAAATGTTCTGTGGGGTGATGTATTTGGCGCTGATCGTCTCGCGCTTGATTGCATTGCAATATATTGCGCATTTGCCCAAGCATAAAGATGGAGAATAG